A genomic window from Silene latifolia isolate original U9 population chromosome Y, ASM4854445v1, whole genome shotgun sequence includes:
- the LOC141633115 gene encoding paired amphipathic helix protein Sin3-like 3 isoform X1, translating to MVGGGVSTQGSMQRLTTNDALAYLKAVKEMFSDKKEKYDEFLEVMKDFKAQRIDTTGVIARVKELFKGHRNLILGFNTFLPKGFEITLPPEDEQPLTKKPVEFEEAINFVNKIKLRFHGDDRVYKSFLDILNMYRKENKTISEVYQEVALLFQDHQDLLEEFTHFLPDTSATAASQHAPSVRNAMFGDRNSAMPTTRPMHNDRKDQEFTIDGSDAENDKLKVEREQRRRLDKDKDRGEGSVADHAAEKYGPWGVSGTSDDKNGLKTMYSQEFAFCEKVKGRLHNPDDYQEFLKCLHMYSREIITKQELHSLVRDILGKYPELMEAFDVFLTYCEKTDGFLGSVMSKKSLWPEISWSDGPSKYVKAEDKERDKEHGREVRDRNHDCKERDRIDRSGYVSKEVANLRISSNSSKDKYIGKPIQELDLSNCERCTPSYRFLPMNYPIPVASQRTDLGIEVLNDHWVSVTSGSEDYSFKHMRKNQYEESLFRCEDDRFELDMLLESVNVTIKRVEELLGKINDNKIKAENPIRIDEHFTAINMRCIERLYGDHGLDVMDVLKKNATLALPVILTRLKQKQEEWARCRADFNKVWAEIYAKNYHKSLDHRSFYFKQQDTKSLSTKALLAELKELSEQKCKEDDALLAVAAGNRQPINAHMEFEYLDTEIHEDLYQLMKYSCGEVCTADQLDKVMKIWTTFLEHMLGVPTRDQGIEDSEDVLRVKNEMDKIDGLATGDSNGSPSSRATTHKHSHASRNGDESSPPEQSSYVNLAKDGCPDASNSALLQIRSQNNGTMVGQISGLIKPSPSNEQLISSNVSPTSGAEQLHGRNNDNTSGLGSMPFRSGNPADSSGRERSNGRNAPSLEPADSTRAVAMSNGGVTEASKNIRYCQDSNGHARAEREEGELSPNGDFEEDNFAELANKTNDSSTNGPNLRRQRGTLHHADDEGEESAHRSSEESENASENGDVSGSESGDGDDGSPEHDDNKAESEGEAEGMTNVEEEGDGSLLPLSERFLQTSKPLAKHAPAPLNERAKGSRIFYGNDSFYVLFRQHQTLYERIQSAKINSSTADKKWKSSSDTAPSDLYSRFMNALYSLVDGSSDNTKFEDECWAIVGTQSYLLFTLDKLIYKLVKQLQILASDDVDNKLLQLYAYERLRKPERFLDIVYHENARVIVHDENIYRVECSSSPTRLSIQLMEKCQDKPESTAVAMDPNFSAYLHEDFLSAVPDKKEKPGIFLRSRNKRKYGSGEEISGASEAMQGLQIVNGLECKIACTSSKVSYVLDTEDFLCRRRRKSRRLHVTDACHDPVKSLNDSSQRLER from the exons ATGGTAGGTGGTGGGGTTAGCACTCAGGGCAGCATGCAGAGGTTAACTACTAATGATGCCTTAGCGTATCTGAAGGCAGTGAAGGAAATGTTCTCCGACAAGAAGGAGAAATATGACGAATTTCTTGAAGTTATGAAGGATTTTAAAGCTCAAAG AATTGACACGACTGGTGTCATAGCAAGGGTTAAAGAATTGTTCAAAGGGCACCGGAACTTGATACTGGGATTCAATACCTTTTTGCCCAAGGGGTTCGAAATTACCCTTCCACCTGAGGATGAGCAACCTCTAACGAAGAAGCCAGTTGAGTTTGAAGAAGCAattaattttgttaataaaattaaG TTGCGATTTCATGGTGATGACCGCGTTTACAAGTCATTTCTTGATATTTTGAATATGTATAGGAAAGAAAACAAGACCATCAGTGAGGTCTACCAGGAG GTAGCTTTACTCTTTCAGGACCATCAAGATCTCCTTGAAGAGTTCACCCATTTTCTTCCAGATACCTCAGCGACAGCTGCTAGTCAGCATGCTCCATCAGTTAGGAATGCTATGTTCGGGGACAGGAACTCGGCCATGCCTACAACAAGACCAATGCATAATGATCGG AAGGATCAGGAATTCACCATTGATGGATCTGATGCTGAAAACGATAAATTAAAAGTTGAAAGGGAGCAGAGGAGGCGGCTAGATAAAGATAAAGACAG GGGTGAAGGCTCTGTTGCTGACCATGCTGCTGAAAAATATGGTCCTTGGGGAGTGTCTGGTACTTCTGATGATAAGAATGGTCTGAAAA CTATGTACAGCCAAGAGTTTGCATTCTGCGAAAAAGTCAAGGGCAGATTGCATAATCCTGATGATTATCAAGAATTTTTGAAATGCCTTCATATGTATAGCAGAGAAATAATCACTAAACAAGAACTACATTCTCTG GTACGTGATATACTTGGAAAATATCCTGAATTAATGGAAGCATTTGATGTGTTTCTGACATATTGTGAAAAAACTG ATGGCTTCCTTGGCAGTGTGATGAGCAAAA AATCTTTGTGGCCGGAAATCTCCTGGAGTGATGGTCCTTCAAAATATGTGAAGGCTGAGGATAAAGAGAGAGATAAAGAACATGGAAGAGAAGTCAGAGATAGAAATCATGACTGTAAGGAAAGGGACCGGATAGATAGAAGTGGTTATGTGAGTAAAGAGGTCGCAAATCTCAGAATATCTTCAAACTCGAGCAAAGATAAGTATATAGGAAAACCTATTCAAGAGCTTGACCTTTCCAACTGTGAGCGCTGCACACCTAGTTATCGATTTCTTCCTATGAAT TATCCGATTCCTGTGGCGAGTCAAAGGACTGATCTGGGAATAGAAGTACTGAACGACCACTGGGTTTCTGTAACCTCTGGGAGTGAAGACTACTCTTTTAAGCACATGCGAAAAAATCAATACGAGGAGAGCCTATTTCGTTGTGAAGATGACAG GTTCGAACTAGACATGTTGCTGGAGTCCGTCAATGTTACAATTAAACGCGTGGAAGAGCTCTTGGGAAAAATCAACGATAACAAAATTAAAGCTGAAAATCCAATCCGAATAGACGAGCATTTTACTG CTATAAATATGAGGTGCATTGAGCGGTTGTATGGTGACCATGGTCTTGATGTCATGGATGTATTAAAGAAGAATGCAACTCTTGCTTTGCCTGTTATACTAACTCGTTTGAAACAGAAACAAGAGGAGTGGGCCAGATGCCGTGCTGATTTCAATAAAGTGTGGGCTGAAATATATGCAAAAAATTATCACAAATCACTTGATCACCGTAGCTTCTACTTTAAACAGCAGGATACTAAGAGCTTAAGCACAAAAG CTTTATTGGCCGAGCTTAAAGAACTCAGTGAGCAGAAGTGCAAAGAAGATGATGCACTCCTTGCTGTTGCTGCAGGAAATAGACAGCCAATTAATGCCCATATGGAATTTGAGTATCTTGATACAGAGATTCATGAAGATTTATATCAGCTGATGAAATATTCCTGTGGAGAGGTCTGCACAGCAGATCAACTGGATAAAGTGATGAAAATATGGACTACATTCCTAGAACACATGCTTGGTGTGCCAACTCGGGATCAGGGAATAGAGGACTCCGAGGATGTTTTGAGGGTGAAGAATGAGATGGATAAAATTGATGGTCTTGCTACTGGTGATAGCAATGGAAGTCCTAGTAGCCGTGCTACTACTCACAAGCACTCCCATGCTTCAAGAAACGGAGATGAATCTAGCCCCCCCGAACAATCAAGTTACGTTAATCTTGCTAAAGATGGATGTCCTGATGCCAGTAATAGTGCCCTGCTTCAAATTAGGTCTCAAAATAATGGCACCATGGTTGGTCAAATATCTGGTCTTATCAAACCAAGCCCTTCTAACGAACAGTTGATCAGTTCTAACGTGTCTCCTACCTCTGGAGCTGAGCAACTTCATGGAAGAAACAATGACAACACATCAG GTCTTGGTTCAATGCCATTTAGATCTGGGAATCCAGCTGATAGTAGCGGCCGTGAAAGATCAAATGGTAGAAATGCGCCTTCATTGGAG CCTGCTGATTCTACAAGAGCAGTTGCAATGTCAAATGGGGGTGTCACAGAAGCCAGTAAAAACATAAGATATTGTCAAGACTCTAATGGACATGCCAGAGCTGAAAGAGAAGAGGGCGAGCTATCTCCAAATGGAGATTTCGAAGAAGATAACTTTGCCGAGCTTGCCAATAAAACGAACGACAGTTCGACAAATGGCCCAAATCTGAGAAGACAGAGAGGCACCTTACATCATGCAGATGATGAAGGTGAGGAGAGCGCTCATAGGTCATCGGAAGAGAGTGAGAATGCTTCAGAAAATGGGGATGTTTCTGGTAGTGAGTCTGGTGATGGGGATGATGGCTCCCCTGAACATGATGACAATAAGGCTGAAAGCGAGGGAGAGGCTGAAGGAATGACCAATGTGGAAGAAGAGGGAGATGGATCATTGCTTCCACTTTCAGAACGTTTTTTGCAAACTTCAAAGCCCCTTGCAAAACACGCACCTGCACCGTTGAATGAAAGAGCAAAAGGTTCCCGTATCTTCTATGGAAATGACTCCTTCTATGTTCTGTTTAGACAACATCAA ACTTTGTATGAAAGAATACAGTCGGCAAAGATTAATTCATCAACAGCGGACAAGAAATGGAAATCCTCAAGTGATACTGCTCCATCTGACCTGTATTCAAG GTTCATGAATGCTCTATATAGTTTGGTTGATGGCTCGTCTGACAACACTAAATTTGAGGATGAATGCTGGGCTATTGTTGGTACTCAATCATATCTTCTTTTTACATTGGATAAGCTTATATATAAGCTTGTGAAGCAG CTTCAAATATTAGCCTCAGATGATGTCGACAACAAACTTCTTCAGCTATACGCATACGAGAGATTAAGGAAACCTGAAAGATTCTTAGATATTGTCTATCATGAAAATGCTCGTGTTATCGTCCATGATGAGAACATCTATCGTGTTGAATGT TCATCTTCACCTACTCGCTTGTCCATCCAATTAATGGAAAAATGTCAAGATAAGCCAGAATCGACAGCTGTTGCGATGGACCCAAACTTTTCAGCTTACCTACATGAAGACTTCCTCTCAGCTGTCCCAGACAAGAAAGAGAAGCCTGGCATTTTTTTGAGGAG CAGGAATAAACGGAAGTATGGAAGTGGAGAGGAAATCTCAGGCGCCTCAGAGGCAATGCAGGGGCTCCAAATTGTGAATGGTCTAGAGTGCAAGATAGCGTGCACTTCGTCCAAG GTGTCTTATGTATTAGATACCGAAGATTTCTTGTGCCGGAGGAGAAGAAAATCGAGAAGATTGCATGTGACTGATGCATGTCATGACCCGGTCAAGTCATTGAATGACTCTTCTCAAAGATTAGAACGATAA
- the LOC141633115 gene encoding paired amphipathic helix protein Sin3-like 3 isoform X2 — protein sequence MVGGGVSTQGSMQRLTTNDALAYLKAVKEMFSDKKEKYDEFLEVMKDFKAQRIDTTGVIARVKELFKGHRNLILGFNTFLPKGFEITLPPEDEQPLTKKPVEFEEAINFVNKIKLRFHGDDRVYKSFLDILNMYRKENKTISEVYQEVALLFQDHQDLLEEFTHFLPDTSATAASQHAPSVRNAMFGDRNSAMPTTRPMHNDRKDQEFTIDGSDAENDKLKVEREQRRRLDKDKDRGEGSVADHAAEKYGPWGVSGTSDDKNGLKTMYSQEFAFCEKVKGRLHNPDDYQEFLKCLHMYSREIITKQELHSLVRDILGKYPELMEAFDVFLTYCEKTDGFLGSVMSKKSLWPEISWSDGPSKYVKAEDKERDKEHGREVRDRNHDCKERDRIDRSGYVSKEVANLRISSNSSKDKYIGKPIQELDLSNCERCTPSYRFLPMNYPIPVASQRTDLGIEVLNDHWVSVTSGSEDYSFKHMRKNQYEESLFRCEDDRFELDMLLESVNVTIKRVEELLGKINDNKIKAENPIRIDEHFTAINMRCIERLYGDHGLDVMDVLKKNATLALPVILTRLKQKQEEWARCRADFNKVWAEIYAKNYHKSLDHRSFYFKQQDTKSLSTKALLAELKELSEQKCKEDDALLAVAAGNRQPINAHMEFEYLDTEIHEDLYQLMKYSCGEVCTADQLDKVMKIWTTFLEHMLGVPTRDQGIEDSEDVLRVKNEMDKIDGLATGDSNGSPSSRATTHKHSHASRNGDESSPPEQSSYVNLAKDGCPDASNSALLQIRSQNNGTMVGQISGLIKPSPSNEQLISSNVSPTSGAEQLHGRNNDNTSGLGSMPFRSGNPADSSGRERSNGRNAPSLEPADSTRAVAMSNGGVTEASKNIRYCQDSNGHARAEREEGELSPNGDFEEDNFAELANKTNDSSTNGPNLRRQRGTLHHADDEGEESAHRSSEESENASENGDVSGSESGDGDDGSPEHDDNKAESEGEAEGMTNVEEEGDGSLLPLSERFLQTSKPLAKHAPAPLNERAKGSRIFYGNDSFYVLFRQHQTLYERIQSAKINSSTADKKWKSSSDTAPSDLYSRFMNALYSLVDGSSDNTKFEDECWAIVGTQSYLLFTLDKLIYKLVKQLQILASDDVDNKLLQLYAYERLRKPERFLDIVYHENARVIVHDENIYRVECSSSPTRLSIQLMEKCQDKPESTAVAMDPNFSAYLHEDFLSAVPDKKEKPGIFLRRNKRKYGSGEEISGASEAMQGLQIVNGLECKIACTSSKVSYVLDTEDFLCRRRRKSRRLHVTDACHDPVKSLNDSSQRLER from the exons ATGGTAGGTGGTGGGGTTAGCACTCAGGGCAGCATGCAGAGGTTAACTACTAATGATGCCTTAGCGTATCTGAAGGCAGTGAAGGAAATGTTCTCCGACAAGAAGGAGAAATATGACGAATTTCTTGAAGTTATGAAGGATTTTAAAGCTCAAAG AATTGACACGACTGGTGTCATAGCAAGGGTTAAAGAATTGTTCAAAGGGCACCGGAACTTGATACTGGGATTCAATACCTTTTTGCCCAAGGGGTTCGAAATTACCCTTCCACCTGAGGATGAGCAACCTCTAACGAAGAAGCCAGTTGAGTTTGAAGAAGCAattaattttgttaataaaattaaG TTGCGATTTCATGGTGATGACCGCGTTTACAAGTCATTTCTTGATATTTTGAATATGTATAGGAAAGAAAACAAGACCATCAGTGAGGTCTACCAGGAG GTAGCTTTACTCTTTCAGGACCATCAAGATCTCCTTGAAGAGTTCACCCATTTTCTTCCAGATACCTCAGCGACAGCTGCTAGTCAGCATGCTCCATCAGTTAGGAATGCTATGTTCGGGGACAGGAACTCGGCCATGCCTACAACAAGACCAATGCATAATGATCGG AAGGATCAGGAATTCACCATTGATGGATCTGATGCTGAAAACGATAAATTAAAAGTTGAAAGGGAGCAGAGGAGGCGGCTAGATAAAGATAAAGACAG GGGTGAAGGCTCTGTTGCTGACCATGCTGCTGAAAAATATGGTCCTTGGGGAGTGTCTGGTACTTCTGATGATAAGAATGGTCTGAAAA CTATGTACAGCCAAGAGTTTGCATTCTGCGAAAAAGTCAAGGGCAGATTGCATAATCCTGATGATTATCAAGAATTTTTGAAATGCCTTCATATGTATAGCAGAGAAATAATCACTAAACAAGAACTACATTCTCTG GTACGTGATATACTTGGAAAATATCCTGAATTAATGGAAGCATTTGATGTGTTTCTGACATATTGTGAAAAAACTG ATGGCTTCCTTGGCAGTGTGATGAGCAAAA AATCTTTGTGGCCGGAAATCTCCTGGAGTGATGGTCCTTCAAAATATGTGAAGGCTGAGGATAAAGAGAGAGATAAAGAACATGGAAGAGAAGTCAGAGATAGAAATCATGACTGTAAGGAAAGGGACCGGATAGATAGAAGTGGTTATGTGAGTAAAGAGGTCGCAAATCTCAGAATATCTTCAAACTCGAGCAAAGATAAGTATATAGGAAAACCTATTCAAGAGCTTGACCTTTCCAACTGTGAGCGCTGCACACCTAGTTATCGATTTCTTCCTATGAAT TATCCGATTCCTGTGGCGAGTCAAAGGACTGATCTGGGAATAGAAGTACTGAACGACCACTGGGTTTCTGTAACCTCTGGGAGTGAAGACTACTCTTTTAAGCACATGCGAAAAAATCAATACGAGGAGAGCCTATTTCGTTGTGAAGATGACAG GTTCGAACTAGACATGTTGCTGGAGTCCGTCAATGTTACAATTAAACGCGTGGAAGAGCTCTTGGGAAAAATCAACGATAACAAAATTAAAGCTGAAAATCCAATCCGAATAGACGAGCATTTTACTG CTATAAATATGAGGTGCATTGAGCGGTTGTATGGTGACCATGGTCTTGATGTCATGGATGTATTAAAGAAGAATGCAACTCTTGCTTTGCCTGTTATACTAACTCGTTTGAAACAGAAACAAGAGGAGTGGGCCAGATGCCGTGCTGATTTCAATAAAGTGTGGGCTGAAATATATGCAAAAAATTATCACAAATCACTTGATCACCGTAGCTTCTACTTTAAACAGCAGGATACTAAGAGCTTAAGCACAAAAG CTTTATTGGCCGAGCTTAAAGAACTCAGTGAGCAGAAGTGCAAAGAAGATGATGCACTCCTTGCTGTTGCTGCAGGAAATAGACAGCCAATTAATGCCCATATGGAATTTGAGTATCTTGATACAGAGATTCATGAAGATTTATATCAGCTGATGAAATATTCCTGTGGAGAGGTCTGCACAGCAGATCAACTGGATAAAGTGATGAAAATATGGACTACATTCCTAGAACACATGCTTGGTGTGCCAACTCGGGATCAGGGAATAGAGGACTCCGAGGATGTTTTGAGGGTGAAGAATGAGATGGATAAAATTGATGGTCTTGCTACTGGTGATAGCAATGGAAGTCCTAGTAGCCGTGCTACTACTCACAAGCACTCCCATGCTTCAAGAAACGGAGATGAATCTAGCCCCCCCGAACAATCAAGTTACGTTAATCTTGCTAAAGATGGATGTCCTGATGCCAGTAATAGTGCCCTGCTTCAAATTAGGTCTCAAAATAATGGCACCATGGTTGGTCAAATATCTGGTCTTATCAAACCAAGCCCTTCTAACGAACAGTTGATCAGTTCTAACGTGTCTCCTACCTCTGGAGCTGAGCAACTTCATGGAAGAAACAATGACAACACATCAG GTCTTGGTTCAATGCCATTTAGATCTGGGAATCCAGCTGATAGTAGCGGCCGTGAAAGATCAAATGGTAGAAATGCGCCTTCATTGGAG CCTGCTGATTCTACAAGAGCAGTTGCAATGTCAAATGGGGGTGTCACAGAAGCCAGTAAAAACATAAGATATTGTCAAGACTCTAATGGACATGCCAGAGCTGAAAGAGAAGAGGGCGAGCTATCTCCAAATGGAGATTTCGAAGAAGATAACTTTGCCGAGCTTGCCAATAAAACGAACGACAGTTCGACAAATGGCCCAAATCTGAGAAGACAGAGAGGCACCTTACATCATGCAGATGATGAAGGTGAGGAGAGCGCTCATAGGTCATCGGAAGAGAGTGAGAATGCTTCAGAAAATGGGGATGTTTCTGGTAGTGAGTCTGGTGATGGGGATGATGGCTCCCCTGAACATGATGACAATAAGGCTGAAAGCGAGGGAGAGGCTGAAGGAATGACCAATGTGGAAGAAGAGGGAGATGGATCATTGCTTCCACTTTCAGAACGTTTTTTGCAAACTTCAAAGCCCCTTGCAAAACACGCACCTGCACCGTTGAATGAAAGAGCAAAAGGTTCCCGTATCTTCTATGGAAATGACTCCTTCTATGTTCTGTTTAGACAACATCAA ACTTTGTATGAAAGAATACAGTCGGCAAAGATTAATTCATCAACAGCGGACAAGAAATGGAAATCCTCAAGTGATACTGCTCCATCTGACCTGTATTCAAG GTTCATGAATGCTCTATATAGTTTGGTTGATGGCTCGTCTGACAACACTAAATTTGAGGATGAATGCTGGGCTATTGTTGGTACTCAATCATATCTTCTTTTTACATTGGATAAGCTTATATATAAGCTTGTGAAGCAG CTTCAAATATTAGCCTCAGATGATGTCGACAACAAACTTCTTCAGCTATACGCATACGAGAGATTAAGGAAACCTGAAAGATTCTTAGATATTGTCTATCATGAAAATGCTCGTGTTATCGTCCATGATGAGAACATCTATCGTGTTGAATGT TCATCTTCACCTACTCGCTTGTCCATCCAATTAATGGAAAAATGTCAAGATAAGCCAGAATCGACAGCTGTTGCGATGGACCCAAACTTTTCAGCTTACCTACATGAAGACTTCCTCTCAGCTGTCCCAGACAAGAAAGAGAAGCCTGGCATTTTTTTGAGGAG GAATAAACGGAAGTATGGAAGTGGAGAGGAAATCTCAGGCGCCTCAGAGGCAATGCAGGGGCTCCAAATTGTGAATGGTCTAGAGTGCAAGATAGCGTGCACTTCGTCCAAG GTGTCTTATGTATTAGATACCGAAGATTTCTTGTGCCGGAGGAGAAGAAAATCGAGAAGATTGCATGTGACTGATGCATGTCATGACCCGGTCAAGTCATTGAATGACTCTTCTCAAAGATTAGAACGATAA